The DNA window CTTGCGATCCTGAACATGTTCCGCCGAGATCGACGGGTCGTTACAGTTCCGGAGATGACAGCGGCTTTGGGGCTGCCGCGGGCAACCGCCTTTCGGCTCGCTTACACGCTCGAGCGGGATGGCTACCTGCAGCGTGTCCCCGATTCCCCCGCATTCCGCCTTGGGCCCAAGACGCTTCTTCTTGGGTTCGATTATCTGCATACGACCGAGGTCGTCGCGTGCGGGCGCGACGCGCTCACGGCTTTGCGCGACCGCACCGGCTTTTCCACGCATATGTGCGTGCGCGACGGAACGGAAATCGTTTACGTCTTCACGGCGTCGTCCCACCATCGCATGCGCGGTGATATCCCGGTCGGTACGCGCTATCCGTGCCATGCCGTCGCGTCCGGCCGCGCCCTTCTGTTCGACATGACGAAGGCCGGGATCAAAGACCTTTACCGCGGGGTTTCCCTGGCGGCGTTTTCGCCCCAGACACCGACGACGGTCGACGCGCTCTGGTCTCGCATCGAGCGTGAACGAAAGCTCGGATATGCGTGGCACCGCTCCGGATTTGTCAGCGGCATCGTGAGCCTGTCTGCACCGGTGCGGGACAGCGGGGGTGCCATCGTGGCCGCCATCAACATTTCGGACTCGGAGACCGTTTTGAAGGACATCGAAACGGTACGCGATCAGGTTCTCAGCACCGCAG is part of the Bradyrhizobium canariense genome and encodes:
- a CDS encoding IclR family transcriptional regulator, producing the protein MDEGEQARYVVVGLRRGLAILNMFRRDRRVVTVPEMTAALGLPRATAFRLAYTLERDGYLQRVPDSPAFRLGPKTLLLGFDYLHTTEVVACGRDALTALRDRTGFSTHMCVRDGTEIVYVFTASSHHRMRGDIPVGTRYPCHAVASGRALLFDMTKAGIKDLYRGVSLAAFSPQTPTTVDALWSRIERERKLGYAWHRSGFVSGIVSLSAPVRDSGGAIVAAINISDSETVLKDIETVRDQVLSTAAEVSARLGWRG